The genomic region TGGGCGGTGCCGCGCGGTGCCGCCGCGACCACGTCCTGCGCCGTGGCCTCAAATTCCAGCCGGGCCAGGTGCCGGTTGCGCTGCGCCATGGTCCACTGCCAGGACTCCAGGAGGAAGGCCCGCCACGCCTCCCGGTCAATGTCCCTGACGTCGGTGGCGCGGATGCTGTCCAGCCGGGACTCGATGCCGCGGATGATCTCGTTGATCAGCTGCTCGCGGTGGCCGAAGTGGTACACCAGAACGTAGCTGCTGACGCCCAGCCCGTCGGCGAGGCCCCGAAACGTCAGCTCCGCCAGGGTCTTGTCCATCAGGTAGTCGAGAATCGCCGACAACAGCTCTGATTTGCGTTCCGGTCTTGCTGGGCGGGCCATGTCTCCATCTTAGGGAGCCCAGCCAGCCCGCGTGACCGCCGGCCCCTTACTCTGATCCGCTATGACCCTGATCCGCTATGACCCTGATCGTCCGGCCTAAGACAACGCGGGGTCACGTACGGCCCGTCGCCGGGGGCGTAATGGGCTGTAAGTGACCCCGCGTTGGAGGTAGGCGCGGGTCGTTGGCGTGAGGCGGGGGTGCTGGGGTCCTAGTCTTGCGCGGGGGCGGAGCGGGCCGCGGCAGCCGCAACCGGTTCCCCGCTGATCACGGTGTTCTCCTCGGCGGGTCCGTTTACCGAGGCGCGGGCGGCCGCGAACTTTTCGTTCAGGCGGGAGTGGCGCTGGCCGTAGGCAAAGTAGATCGCGAGACCGATGACAAGCCAGATGGCGAAGAAGATCCAGGTTTCCACGGCCAGATTCGTCATGAGGTAAAGGCACAGCACTGCCGAAACAATGGGGAGGACCTTGCCGAACGGGACGCGGAAGGCCGGCTTCAGGTCGGGGCGCTTCTTGCGCAGCACCAGGATGCCGAGGCTCACCATGACGAAGGCGGACAGGGTCCCGATGTTGATCATTTCCTCCAGCAGGTCCACGTTGGTCAGCCCGGCGACGAGGGCCACTGCGGCGCCGCAGATGATCTGGAGGCGGACCGGCGTCGCACGGATGGTGCTGGTCTTGGACAGGGACCGCGGCAGCAGGCCGTCGCGGCTCATGGCAAGGACCACGCGGGACAGGCCCATGAGGAGCACCATGATGACGGTGGTGAGGCCCACGAGGGAGCCGAAGGCGATGATCTTGGCCGCGTCGGTGTTGCCCACGGCTTCGAACGCGGTGGTGAGCGTCGGGTTCTTGGCCTCGGCCAGCTGCGTGTAGGACACCATGCCGGTCAGGGCCAGGGATACCAGGATGTAGAGCACGGTGACGATTGCGAGGCCGCCGAAGATGCCGCGGGGCAGCGTCCTCTGCGGGTTCTTGACCTCTTCGGCCGAGGTCGCAACGACGTCGAAGCCG from Arthrobacter sp. NicSoilB8 harbors:
- a CDS encoding TetR/AcrR family transcriptional regulator, whose protein sequence is MARPARPERKSELLSAILDYLMDKTLAELTFRGLADGLGVSSYVLVYHFGHREQLINEIIRGIESRLDSIRATDVRDIDREAWRAFLLESWQWTMAQRNRHLARLEFEATAQDVVAAAPRGTAQEHFRMLHEKSRDWLIIQGILPEFADTDARLFTAAFYGLQFDFVVNNQPEDATKAFELMMLVFFNNLDRRLATDGQHI
- a CDS encoding amino acid permease; translated protein: MNLFRTKSIEQSMSDADEPGRKLKRSLSTWDLMIMGVAVAVGAGIFSVGAKAAANFAGPAVTISFAIAAVTCALAIMCYAEFATAIPVAGSAYVFTYATMGEVLAWIIGWNLILELFTAGAVIAKYWGIYLSKVFALMGVDIPPSISLGGIDLYWGAFLIVAVFTVLLVLGTKLSARVGNIFTLIKIAVVLFVIVVGFTYVKFENYAPFVPASEPTGGTGTADVLKQSFFGFLTGAAPAQYGTLGIFAGAALVFFAFIGFDVVATSAEEVKNPQRTLPRGIFGGLAIVTVLYILVSLALTGMVSYTQLAEAKNPTLTTAFEAVGNTDAAKIIAFGSLVGLTTVIMVLLMGLSRVVLAMSRDGLLPRSLSKTSTIRATPVRLQIICGAAVALVAGLTNVDLLEEMINIGTLSAFVMVSLGILVLRKKRPDLKPAFRVPFGKVLPIVSAVLCLYLMTNLAVETWIFFAIWLVIGLAIYFAYGQRHSRLNEKFAAARASVNGPAEENTVISGEPVAAAAARSAPAQD